One part of the Sphingobacterium sp. LZ7M1 genome encodes these proteins:
- the nusA gene encoding transcription termination factor NusA yields the protein MSTNINLIDSFQEFKDFKNIDRPTVITVLEEVFRSMIRKRFGTDENVDVIVNPDNGDLEIWRTRVVMEDGFSEDDDLEIELEEAHKYDPDLEVGDDYIEQITLESFGRRAILAARQTLVSKILELEKDEVFKKYKDREGELVIGEVYQIWKKEILVLDEDGNELILPKSEQIPADYFKKGDSIRAVVDKVDMMNNNPKIIISRTAPEFLQRLFELEVPEIFDGLITIKKIVREPGERAKVAVESYDDRIDPVGACVGMKGSRIHGIVRELRNENIDVINFTTNHSLYITRALSPARITSIKIDEENKTAAVYLKPDQVSLAIGRGGHNIKLAGKLTGYEIDVYRESGEEEEDVDIEEFADEIDGWIIDEFKRVGLDTARSVLALSEEELVRRTDLEEDTIREILRILQAEFE from the coding sequence ATGAGTACTAATATAAACTTGATTGACTCGTTTCAAGAGTTTAAAGACTTTAAGAACATCGACCGTCCAACCGTAATTACCGTTTTGGAGGAGGTGTTCCGCAGTATGATCCGCAAACGTTTTGGAACTGACGAGAATGTAGACGTTATTGTCAACCCAGATAACGGTGACTTAGAGATCTGGCGTACGCGTGTAGTTATGGAAGATGGTTTCTCAGAAGATGATGATCTAGAAATCGAATTGGAAGAAGCGCACAAATATGATCCAGATTTAGAAGTAGGAGATGATTACATTGAGCAAATTACTTTAGAAAGCTTTGGTAGACGTGCGATTTTAGCAGCTCGTCAGACATTGGTTTCTAAAATCCTTGAGCTTGAGAAAGACGAAGTCTTCAAGAAATATAAAGATCGTGAAGGTGAGTTGGTGATTGGTGAGGTTTATCAGATCTGGAAAAAAGAGATCTTAGTATTAGATGAGGATGGAAATGAGTTGATCCTTCCTAAGAGTGAGCAAATCCCTGCGGATTATTTCAAAAAAGGAGATAGCATCCGTGCGGTTGTTGACAAAGTGGACATGATGAACAATAATCCTAAGATTATTATCTCACGTACTGCTCCGGAATTCTTGCAGAGATTGTTTGAATTAGAAGTTCCTGAGATCTTTGATGGTTTGATTACCATTAAGAAGATCGTTCGTGAACCAGGAGAGCGCGCTAAGGTAGCTGTAGAGTCATATGATGACCGTATCGATCCTGTTGGAGCTTGTGTTGGTATGAAAGGATCTCGTATCCATGGTATCGTTCGTGAGCTGCGCAATGAGAACATCGACGTAATCAACTTTACAACCAACCACTCTTTATATATTACGCGTGCATTAAGTCCTGCGCGTATTACTTCAATCAAGATTGATGAAGAAAACAAAACCGCGGCTGTTTACTTGAAACCAGATCAGGTTTCTTTGGCAATTGGTCGTGGTGGACACAATATTAAATTGGCCGGTAAATTAACTGGCTATGAAATCGATGTTTACCGTGAGAGCGGAGAAGAAGAGGAAGATGTGGACATCGAAGAATTTGCAGATGAAATTGACGGATGGATTATCGACGAGTTTAAACGCGTTGGTTTAGATACAGCTAGATCTGTATTAGCACTGTCCGAAGAAGAACTTGTAAGACGTACGGATTTAGAAGAAGATACCATTCGCGAGATCCTACGTATTTTACAAGCGGAATTCGAATAA
- the rimP gene encoding ribosome assembly cofactor RimP produces the protein MQVENRVIELVEEKIADRPDLFIVSVRFLKNGVLEILLDGDNGIAIEDCVQVSRHVGFHLEEENVIDKAYRLEVSSPGIDSPLLLNRQYEKNIGRDVQVKMQDGTKREGQLLAINDGSISIEEKVKEKGKKAVLQQAEIPLEHIKETKVLISFK, from the coding sequence ATGCAGGTTGAAAATCGAGTAATCGAGTTAGTAGAAGAGAAAATCGCCGACAGACCGGATTTATTTATTGTAAGTGTTCGGTTTTTAAAGAATGGCGTTTTAGAGATTCTTCTGGATGGAGATAATGGGATCGCAATTGAAGATTGTGTTCAAGTGAGTCGCCATGTTGGTTTTCATTTAGAAGAAGAAAACGTAATTGATAAAGCCTATCGCTTGGAGGTTTCTTCTCCAGGAATTGATTCCCCTTTGTTATTGAACAGACAGTACGAGAAGAATATCGGTAGAGATGTTCAGGTTAAGATGCAGGATGGAACGAAAAGAGAAGGACAGTTATTGGCAATCAATGACGGGTCGATCAGCATAGAAGAGAAAGTAAAAGAAAAAGGAAAGAAAGCTGTGTTGCAACAAGCTGAAATTCCCTTAGAACATATAAAGGAAACAAAGGTGTTAATTTCATTTAAATAA
- a CDS encoding ferredoxin--NADP reductase — protein sequence MFTFRISEIIQQPNHNISIRFEDISGNYPPYKAGQFLTLAFAFGEREVRRSYSFSSSPVVDEPYEITVKRVDNGEISRLLHHKTQVGDEIQVMDPQGLFTYIPSEDNKRTIFLFGAGVGVTPLFSILKTALVAETDTKVVLVYSNSSKEQTIFYDELLKWQADYPDRLHVEFIWSNSKNLLTARLNRDYILNLIREHLNDGQEAVFYTCGPLFYMDLVRFTLLGMGVPEADIKRETFHFPEEEEDEDEKEEEPVDMTSYDIVLKFQGKDYPMTIPYDKTILDIGLEHKIKLPYSCKSGMCSTCISQVTKGAVRMDYNEVLTDREVDNGRCLICTSHPMENGTTIEVY from the coding sequence ATGTTTACATTCAGGATTTCAGAGATCATTCAACAACCCAATCACAATATATCCATTCGATTTGAAGATATTTCAGGGAACTATCCCCCTTATAAAGCTGGGCAATTTTTAACCTTGGCTTTTGCTTTTGGCGAGCGCGAAGTTAGACGTTCCTATTCCTTTTCGAGTAGTCCGGTGGTTGATGAGCCTTATGAGATTACCGTAAAGCGGGTGGATAATGGCGAGATTTCGAGATTGCTTCACCATAAAACGCAGGTTGGCGATGAAATCCAAGTAATGGACCCACAGGGATTATTTACTTATATCCCTTCGGAAGACAATAAAAGAACAATTTTTCTTTTCGGGGCTGGAGTAGGGGTAACTCCCTTGTTTTCCATTCTGAAAACTGCATTAGTGGCGGAAACTGACACTAAAGTGGTCTTGGTCTACAGCAATAGCTCCAAGGAGCAGACCATCTTTTATGATGAGCTCCTAAAATGGCAAGCTGACTACCCGGACCGATTGCATGTTGAATTTATCTGGTCCAACAGCAAGAACCTTTTGACAGCAAGATTGAACAGGGATTATATCTTGAATCTTATCCGTGAGCATTTAAATGATGGGCAGGAAGCTGTTTTCTACACCTGTGGGCCTCTGTTTTATATGGACTTGGTCCGCTTTACCTTATTGGGAATGGGTGTTCCGGAAGCGGATATCAAAAGGGAAACTTTTCATTTCCCTGAAGAAGAGGAAGACGAGGACGAGAAGGAAGAAGAACCGGTGGACATGACTAGCTATGATATTGTTCTGAAGTTTCAGGGCAAGGACTATCCAATGACCATTCCATACGATAAGACGATCCTGGACATCGGGTTAGAGCATAAGATCAAATTGCCATATTCCTGCAAGTCGGGAATGTGCAGCACCTGCATCTCCCAAGTTACCAAAGGAGCTGTCAGGATGGATTACAATGAGGTTTTGACAGACAGGGAGGTGGACAATGGAAGATGCTTGATCTGTACCTCACATCCCATGGAAAACGGTACTACTATTGAAGTCTATTAA
- a CDS encoding LexA family transcriptional regulator produces MANISSNLKYLRKKKGLTQQQFADLMEIKRASVGAYEEDRAEPKYELLKKIAEFYDLSMDELANDEIDDKWKPTPKSNASNLRVLSVTVDSNDRENIELVPVKASAGYLNGYADPEYVSELPKFSLPMFNQGTYRAFEIKGDSMLPLASGSLIIAEYVENWHDIKPGQTYVIVSSDEGIVYKRIGQKFKEDKGLKLVSDNKTYEPYWVSANEILEVWKAKGFVSTELPEPNPEPTLEALSTMMAQMQKTINSVVDKN; encoded by the coding sequence ATGGCTAATATCTCATCAAATCTTAAATATCTTCGGAAGAAAAAAGGATTAACCCAGCAGCAGTTTGCTGATTTAATGGAAATTAAGCGTGCTTCTGTAGGCGCGTATGAAGAGGATAGGGCAGAGCCTAAATATGAGTTGCTAAAAAAGATAGCAGAGTTCTACGATTTGAGTATGGATGAATTGGCCAATGATGAGATTGATGATAAATGGAAGCCTACGCCAAAAAGCAATGCCTCCAACCTGAGGGTACTAAGTGTGACCGTTGATTCCAATGATAGAGAAAATATTGAGTTAGTTCCGGTTAAGGCGAGTGCTGGATATTTGAATGGCTATGCAGATCCTGAATATGTTAGTGAGCTGCCAAAGTTTTCTTTGCCAATGTTTAATCAAGGTACCTATAGGGCTTTTGAGATCAAAGGTGATTCCATGTTGCCGTTAGCCTCGGGATCTTTGATCATCGCTGAATATGTAGAGAATTGGCATGATATCAAACCTGGCCAGACTTATGTGATCGTGTCTTCAGACGAGGGGATCGTTTATAAGAGGATTGGTCAGAAGTTTAAAGAAGATAAAGGTCTGAAACTGGTATCAGACAATAAGACCTACGAACCATATTGGGTTTCTGCAAATGAGATATTGGAGGTGTGGAAGGCGAAAGGGTTTGTGAGTACAGAATTGCCTGAGCCTAATCCAGAGCCGACCTTGGAAGCTTTGTCTACCATGATGGCGCAAATGCAGAAAACTATCAATTCAGTAGTCGATAAAAATTAA
- the infB gene encoding translation initiation factor IF-2: MTEGKSINLLKAAKELNIGIGTAVEYLVKKGFDVDSKPSSKLSPEMYGVLLKEFQGDKIVKDEAKQIVIGKIRREEGPATGTASSSPESTEEKENPADVKEILIKNASTENAQPAEDTKKEDSGSALKVVGKIDLDSLKRGKPAAKPEPKEEKPAEPEKKVEVKKEEAPVAKQEVEPKKEEVAKVEEKKPVVEQPVKPAQPVKEEAPVQTEKPVQPEKVAQPQKSEKIEKQPEEVKKNKEVEKPAAKAEPVDDVIRARSETLSGPKVVGKIQLPVSKPHKPVASSSNNAGGNQHDNKRKRKRTNKPNTGHGGPGHGQGHQGQGHQGQGQQGQNQGQAGQGHGQQHGNRQDGGNRPPFQGGNRPNRGNHPNNDRHGNNRGRNDRNRKPDTPKEEPTEKEIQDQIKATLARLSGAGKSGKFAQRAKLRRQKRDDIALSAEEAAMEEAAMSKVLRVTEFVTANELANLMDVPVTQVIGTCMSLGMFVSINQRLDAETLAIVADEFGFQIEFIKPEDEETTELEEANDETRLVPRAPIVTVMGHVDHGKTSLLDYIRKANVTKGEAGGITQHIGAYAVQLEGGKKITFLDTPGHEAFTAMRARGAQVTDIVIIVIAADDAVMPQTKEAINHAMAANVPIVFAFTKVDKPGANADKIREQLSIMNILVEDWGGKYQAQEISAKTGENVELLLEKVLLEAELLELTADPKKRAVGSVIEAALDKGRGIVTTVLVQGGTLKIGDPILAGSYSGKVKALTNERGERVKEAGPSMPVQILGMSGAPTAGDKLYVMESESEARQVANKRLQLQREQGMRATKHITLDEIGRRLAIGNFKELNIIVKGDVDGSIEALSDSLLKLSTDEIQVNIIHKSVGAISESDVLLASASDAIIIGFQVRPTQNARKLAENEQIDIRLYSIIYDAIEEIKSAMEGMLAPKLEEKIVAEVEIREVFKISKVGSIAGCMVLDGKINRNNDVRIIREGVVIHTGKLASLKRFKDDVKEVAQGYECGLSIERFNDIQEKDIVEAFEQVEVKRKL, encoded by the coding sequence ATGACAGAAGGTAAAAGTATAAACTTGCTTAAGGCGGCAAAAGAGCTCAACATTGGGATAGGCACGGCTGTAGAATATTTGGTTAAGAAAGGGTTTGATGTAGACTCTAAACCAAGTTCGAAGTTGAGCCCTGAGATGTATGGCGTTCTTTTGAAAGAATTTCAGGGTGATAAGATTGTTAAAGACGAGGCTAAACAAATAGTTATCGGCAAGATTCGCCGTGAAGAAGGTCCAGCCACAGGCACTGCTAGCTCTAGCCCTGAATCTACTGAAGAAAAGGAAAACCCTGCTGATGTGAAGGAAATCCTGATTAAAAATGCTTCTACGGAGAATGCCCAGCCTGCTGAGGATACGAAGAAAGAAGATTCGGGATCAGCGCTGAAGGTGGTAGGTAAGATAGACTTGGATAGTTTGAAGCGTGGTAAGCCAGCTGCTAAACCTGAGCCTAAAGAAGAAAAACCTGCTGAACCAGAGAAGAAAGTAGAGGTTAAGAAAGAAGAAGCTCCAGTTGCGAAACAGGAAGTAGAGCCTAAGAAAGAAGAGGTCGCCAAAGTTGAAGAGAAGAAGCCGGTTGTTGAACAACCTGTAAAACCTGCTCAACCTGTGAAAGAAGAGGCACCAGTTCAAACAGAAAAGCCAGTACAGCCTGAGAAGGTTGCACAGCCACAGAAATCTGAAAAGATAGAAAAACAACCTGAAGAGGTGAAAAAAAATAAAGAAGTAGAAAAACCTGCTGCTAAAGCTGAACCTGTCGATGATGTAATCCGCGCACGTTCAGAGACTTTAAGCGGTCCTAAAGTAGTTGGCAAGATTCAGTTGCCTGTATCTAAACCACACAAGCCAGTTGCTTCATCGTCAAATAATGCTGGTGGGAACCAACATGACAACAAACGTAAGCGCAAGCGTACGAACAAACCTAACACTGGACATGGTGGTCCTGGACATGGTCAAGGCCATCAAGGTCAAGGACATCAAGGACAAGGCCAACAAGGTCAAAACCAAGGTCAAGCTGGACAGGGACATGGACAACAACATGGCAACAGACAAGATGGCGGAAATCGCCCTCCATTCCAAGGTGGAAACAGACCAAACCGTGGAAATCATCCTAACAACGACCGACATGGTAACAACAGAGGTCGTAATGATAGAAACAGAAAACCTGATACACCGAAGGAAGAACCTACTGAAAAGGAAATCCAAGATCAAATCAAAGCAACACTTGCTCGCTTGAGCGGTGCTGGTAAATCCGGTAAATTTGCTCAACGTGCGAAATTACGCCGTCAAAAACGTGATGATATAGCGCTTTCTGCTGAAGAAGCAGCAATGGAAGAAGCAGCAATGTCAAAAGTATTGCGCGTAACAGAATTCGTTACAGCGAATGAATTGGCAAACTTAATGGATGTTCCTGTTACTCAGGTTATCGGTACTTGTATGAGCTTGGGTATGTTCGTTTCGATCAACCAAAGGTTGGATGCTGAAACATTGGCAATCGTAGCTGATGAATTCGGATTCCAAATTGAATTTATCAAACCTGAGGATGAGGAAACAACAGAACTAGAAGAAGCAAACGATGAAACTCGTTTGGTTCCTAGAGCGCCTATCGTTACGGTAATGGGACACGTTGACCACGGTAAAACATCCTTACTTGACTACATCCGTAAAGCGAATGTAACCAAAGGTGAAGCCGGTGGTATTACCCAGCACATTGGTGCATATGCCGTACAATTAGAAGGTGGTAAGAAAATCACATTCTTAGATACTCCAGGTCACGAAGCCTTTACGGCGATGCGTGCTCGTGGTGCTCAAGTAACGGATATCGTTATTATCGTGATTGCAGCGGATGATGCGGTGATGCCTCAAACAAAAGAAGCAATCAACCACGCGATGGCTGCAAACGTTCCTATCGTATTTGCTTTCACCAAGGTGGATAAGCCTGGTGCAAATGCAGATAAGATCCGTGAGCAACTATCCATCATGAACATTTTAGTTGAGGATTGGGGTGGTAAATACCAAGCTCAAGAGATCTCCGCTAAAACGGGTGAGAACGTTGAATTATTATTAGAGAAAGTATTATTAGAAGCAGAATTACTTGAACTGACGGCAGATCCTAAAAAACGTGCTGTAGGTTCGGTTATCGAAGCTGCTTTAGATAAAGGTAGAGGTATTGTAACGACTGTACTTGTACAGGGAGGTACCTTGAAAATTGGTGATCCAATCTTAGCGGGATCTTATTCTGGTAAAGTTAAGGCCTTGACGAATGAGCGCGGCGAACGCGTAAAAGAAGCAGGACCTTCCATGCCGGTACAGATCTTAGGTATGTCTGGTGCTCCAACTGCGGGTGATAAACTTTACGTTATGGAAAGTGAATCTGAAGCTCGTCAGGTTGCTAACAAACGTCTACAATTACAACGTGAACAAGGTATGCGTGCTACTAAGCACATTACCCTTGACGAAATCGGAAGACGTCTTGCGATCGGTAACTTTAAAGAACTTAACATCATTGTTAAAGGTGATGTGGATGGTTCAATCGAAGCATTATCCGATTCATTATTGAAACTGTCTACGGATGAAATCCAAGTTAATATCATTCACAAATCAGTTGGTGCTATCTCTGAGTCAGACGTATTATTAGCTTCTGCTTCAGATGCGATCATCATCGGTTTCCAAGTTCGTCCTACTCAAAATGCCCGTAAGTTGGCAGAGAACGAACAGATTGATATTCGTCTTTACTCCATCATCTATGATGCGATCGAAGAGATCAAATCTGCGATGGAAGGAATGTTGGCACCGAAACTTGAAGAGAAAATCGTTGCTGAGGTTGAAATCCGTGAGGTATTCAAGATCTCCAAAGTCGGTTCAATCGCCGGATGTATGGTTCTTGATGGTAAGATCAACAGAAATAACGATGTGCGCATAATCAGGGAAGGTGTAGTAATCCATACCGGAAAATTAGCTTCATTGAAACGTTTCAAAGACGACGTGAAAGAAGTTGCACAAGGTTACGAATGTGGTTTGAGCATTGAGAGATTTAACGATATCCAAGAGAAAGATATTGTAGAAGCATTCGAACAAGTAGAAGTAAAACGTAAGCTTTAA